The proteins below come from a single Bombus pyrosoma isolate SC7728 linkage group LG10, ASM1482585v1, whole genome shotgun sequence genomic window:
- the LOC122571487 gene encoding iron-sulfur clusters transporter ABCB7, mitochondrial-like isoform X5, translating to MLSIILCRCMLRTGYNEKKLWIRSFVTCSIKSRRQITYREEVLSHILTRTLIYPAIGIRCCSGNVIDRTQKKKSIISSVKFPLVIPGFTGGKSGQQKRDCFHPGVSSLSHESIDIQEREAVKSANMIRAMLRYIWPKDDPDIRKRVKIAMGLLVGAKALNVGVPFIFKCAIDTLNTQHMATTGNAILSLGTASDTVATVATSLLIGYGVARAGAAGFSELRNAVFAKVAHHSIRKIAKNVFLHLHNLDMAFHLGRQTGALSKYFNNEKFEAERYDESLKKYEIASLKTSTSLAMLNFGQNAIFSAALSLIMVLASNNIIEGTMTVGDLVMVNGLLFQLSVPLGFLGSVYREVRQALIDMQTMFTLMAMNTAIKSKENATHFHITSKNSDIEFKNISFHYVEGKPIFKDINFTIPSGKKIAIIGGSGCGKTTLVRLLYRFFEPQSGAVFINGHNIRDIDLDILRKSIAIVPQDTVLFHESIFYNLHYGNLSKSKEDVFEAAKMANLHDSILKWPKGYDTPVGERGLKLSGGEKQRVAIARAILKNSPILIFDEATSSLDSITEHNILEALRRATVGRTSIVIAHRLSTVMDSDEIFVLDNGSLIERGTHDSLLAVPNSLYCKLWETQHIGMLKSSQEKDNNCRTPGV from the exons ATGTTAAGTATTATTCTATGTCGCTGCATGTTACGGACTggatataatgaaaaaaaactCTGGATCAGATCATTTGTAACGTGTTCAATTAAATCACGAAGACAAATTACTTATCGCGAAGAAGTTTTATCTCACATTTTGACACGTACTCTAATATACCCTGCCATTGGAATTAgg tgtTGCAGTGGAAATGTAATTGATCGTacacagaaaaagaaatctattATAAGTTctgttaaatttccattgGTAATACCTGGATTTACTGGGGGAAAATCAGGACAACAAAAAAGAGATTGTTTTCATCCTGGTGTATCTAGTTTAAGCCATGAATCTATTGATATTCAAGAAAGGGAGGCAGTTAAATCTGCAAATATGATTAGAGCAATGCTTAGATATATTTGGCCAAAA GATGATCCAGATATTCGAAAAAGAGTTAAAATAGCCATGGGTTTACTTGTTGGTGCAAAAGCTCTAAATGTTGGcgttcctttcatttttaaatgtgCAATAGATACTCTTAATACCCAACACATGGCAACTACTGGTAATGCCATTTTAAGTCTAGGAACTGCATCAGATACAGTTGCAACAGTAGCAACATCATTACTTATTGGAT ATGGAGTAGCACGTGCTGGTGCAGCTGGATTTAGTGAATTGAGAAATGCAGTATTTGCAAAAGTTGCTCATCATTCTATTCGTAAAATAGCTAAAAATGTATTcttacatttacataatttagaCATGGCTTTTCATTTAGGTAGACAAACTGGAGCATTATCTAAa tattttaataacgaaaaatttgAAGCTGAAAGATATGACGAATCgttaaagaaatatgaaattgcatcACTTAAAACAAGTACAAGTCTAGCAATGCTAAATTTTGGACAAAACGCTATATTTAGCGCTGCACTTAGCTTAATAATGGTACTAGCATCCAATAATATTATAGAgg GTACCATGACAGTAGGAGACTTAGTAATGGTTAATGGTCTTTTATTCCAACTATCAGTTCCTTTAGGATTTTTGGGTTCAGTATATCGTGAAGTTAGACAAGCTCTCATTGATATGCAAACTATGTTCACTTTGATGGCAATGAATACTGCTATTAAG TCTAAAGAGAATGCAACGCACTTTCATATAACTTCAAAGAATTCggatattgaatttaaaaacattagCTTTCACTATGTTGAAGGCAAGcctatttttaaagatattaattttactattccAAGTGGTAAAAAGATAGCTATTATTGGAGGATCTGGTTGTGG TAAAACAACATTAGTAAGATTGTTATACCGATTTTTTGAACCACAATCTGGAGCTGTTTTTATAAATGGACACAATATCCGAGACATTGATTTAGATATCTTAAGAAAATCAATAGCAATTGTTCCTcag GACACTGTTCTCTTTCATGAAAGTATCTTTTACAACCTCCATTATGGTAATTTATCTAAAAGTAAGGAGGATGTTTTTGAAGCTGCCAAAATGGCAAATTTACATGATTCCATTCTTAAATGGCCAAAAGGATATGATACACCTGTTGGAGAACGTGGTTTAAAGTTAAGTGGTGGTGAAAAGCAACGAGTAGCAATTGCTagagcaattttaaaaaatagcccaatattaatttttgatgaAGCCACATCATCTCTAGATTCTATTACAGAACAT AATATTCTTGAAGCATTACGTAGAGCAACTGTTGGCCGGACTTCCATTGTTATAGCCCATCGATTATCTACTGTTATGGATTcagatgaaatttttgtattagaTAATGGTAGTTTGATTGAAAGAGGAACACATGACTCTTTATTAGCTGTGCCAAATTCTTTATATTGCAAATTGTGGGAAACACAACACATAGGAATGCTCAAATCTAGtcaagaaaaagataataactGTAGAACTCCAGGAGtttga
- the LOC122571487 gene encoding iron-sulfur clusters transporter ABCB7, mitochondrial-like isoform X6, whose product MGRTSRKRHQKKKLNKEIAENTEDSLMHLRSWLLTKNCSSVYDLTPFNFLITGRGLKTLKDIKINDILIKLPYEILITTCTLSQSNCCSGNVIDRTQKKKSIISSVKFPLVIPGFTGGKSGQQKRDCFHPGVSSLSHESIDIQEREAVKSANMIRAMLRYIWPKDDPDIRKRVKIAMGLLVGAKALNVGVPFIFKCAIDTLNTQHMATTGNAILSLGTASDTVATVATSLLIGYGVARAGAAGFSELRNAVFAKVAHHSIRKIAKNVFLHLHNLDMAFHLGRQTGALSKTIDRGSRGINFVLNAMVFNIIPTVFELSLVSAVLYLKCGAEYASIALSCVGIYALFTLAITQWRTKFRIFMNQAENEASNKAIDSLINYETVKYFNNEKFEAERYDESLKKYEIASLKTSTSLAMLNFGQNAIFSAALSLIMVLASNNIIEGTMTVGDLVMVNGLLFQLSVPLGFLGSVYREVRQALIDMQTMFTLMAMNTAIKSKENATHFHITSKNSDIEFKNISFHYVEGKPIFKDINFTIPSGKKIAIIGGSGCGKTTLVRLLYRFFEPQSGAVFINGHNIRDIDLDILRKSIAIVPQDTVLFHESIFYNLHYGNLSKSKEDVFEAAKMANLHDSILKWPKGYDTPVGERGLKLSGGEKQRVAIARAILKNSPILIFDEATSSLDSITEHNILEALRRATVGRTSIVIAHRLSTVMDSDEIFVLDNGSLIERGTHDSLLAVPNSLYCKLWETQHIGMLKSSQEKDNNCRTPGV is encoded by the exons atGGGTAGAACTTCAAGAAAACGTCATCAAAAGAAGAAgctaaataaagaaatagcaGAAAATACAGAAGACAGTTTAATGCATCTTAGATCTTGGTTATTAACAAAGAATTGTTCATCAGTTTATGATCTCACTCCATTTAACTTTCTTATTACAGGACGAggattaaaaacattaaaagacattaaaattaatgatatattgATCAAATTACCTTATGAAATCTTAATAACAACATGTACATTATCTCAAAGCAAT tgtTGCAGTGGAAATGTAATTGATCGTacacagaaaaagaaatctattATAAGTTctgttaaatttccattgGTAATACCTGGATTTACTGGGGGAAAATCAGGACAACAAAAAAGAGATTGTTTTCATCCTGGTGTATCTAGTTTAAGCCATGAATCTATTGATATTCAAGAAAGGGAGGCAGTTAAATCTGCAAATATGATTAGAGCAATGCTTAGATATATTTGGCCAAAA GATGATCCAGATATTCGAAAAAGAGTTAAAATAGCCATGGGTTTACTTGTTGGTGCAAAAGCTCTAAATGTTGGcgttcctttcatttttaaatgtgCAATAGATACTCTTAATACCCAACACATGGCAACTACTGGTAATGCCATTTTAAGTCTAGGAACTGCATCAGATACAGTTGCAACAGTAGCAACATCATTACTTATTGGAT ATGGAGTAGCACGTGCTGGTGCAGCTGGATTTAGTGAATTGAGAAATGCAGTATTTGCAAAAGTTGCTCATCATTCTATTCGTAAAATAGCTAAAAATGTATTcttacatttacataatttagaCATGGCTTTTCATTTAGGTAGACAAACTGGAGCATTATCTAAa ACAATAGATAGAGGGAGTCGtggtataaattttgtattaaatgctatggtatttaatattattcctaCTGTCTTTGAATTATCATTAGTTAGTGCAgtcttatatttaaaatgtggAGCAGAATATGCAAGTATTGCTCTTAGTTGTGTTGGAATTTATGCATTATTCACATTGGCTATTACTCAATGGCGAAcgaaatttagaatttttatgaatcagGCAGAAAATGAAGCAAGTAATAAAGCAATAGATTCACTTATCAATTATGAAACAGTAAAG tattttaataacgaaaaatttgAAGCTGAAAGATATGACGAATCgttaaagaaatatgaaattgcatcACTTAAAACAAGTACAAGTCTAGCAATGCTAAATTTTGGACAAAACGCTATATTTAGCGCTGCACTTAGCTTAATAATGGTACTAGCATCCAATAATATTATAGAgg GTACCATGACAGTAGGAGACTTAGTAATGGTTAATGGTCTTTTATTCCAACTATCAGTTCCTTTAGGATTTTTGGGTTCAGTATATCGTGAAGTTAGACAAGCTCTCATTGATATGCAAACTATGTTCACTTTGATGGCAATGAATACTGCTATTAAG TCTAAAGAGAATGCAACGCACTTTCATATAACTTCAAAGAATTCggatattgaatttaaaaacattagCTTTCACTATGTTGAAGGCAAGcctatttttaaagatattaattttactattccAAGTGGTAAAAAGATAGCTATTATTGGAGGATCTGGTTGTGG TAAAACAACATTAGTAAGATTGTTATACCGATTTTTTGAACCACAATCTGGAGCTGTTTTTATAAATGGACACAATATCCGAGACATTGATTTAGATATCTTAAGAAAATCAATAGCAATTGTTCCTcag GACACTGTTCTCTTTCATGAAAGTATCTTTTACAACCTCCATTATGGTAATTTATCTAAAAGTAAGGAGGATGTTTTTGAAGCTGCCAAAATGGCAAATTTACATGATTCCATTCTTAAATGGCCAAAAGGATATGATACACCTGTTGGAGAACGTGGTTTAAAGTTAAGTGGTGGTGAAAAGCAACGAGTAGCAATTGCTagagcaattttaaaaaatagcccaatattaatttttgatgaAGCCACATCATCTCTAGATTCTATTACAGAACAT AATATTCTTGAAGCATTACGTAGAGCAACTGTTGGCCGGACTTCCATTGTTATAGCCCATCGATTATCTACTGTTATGGATTcagatgaaatttttgtattagaTAATGGTAGTTTGATTGAAAGAGGAACACATGACTCTTTATTAGCTGTGCCAAATTCTTTATATTGCAAATTGTGGGAAACACAACACATAGGAATGCTCAAATCTAGtcaagaaaaagataataactGTAGAACTCCAGGAGtttga